One Sparus aurata chromosome 23, fSpaAur1.1, whole genome shotgun sequence genomic window, TGCAGAGTTAATGCATATTGTGTCAGTGTAAATAAAAatttttatgtgtatgtgtgtttatgtgtatgtgtgtgtgtaaaaagtgTTATGAAGTCCGATCAGTTGGCAAACCTTAGCCCAATGTGGCTCCCTGTCAGGATTTCCAAATGCTCTTCTGCTCagaaagtcttttattttgaaggaccAGAGGTTCTTTTAAATTTTAATGCACTTCCAGCTCAAAGTAGCTGACAGCAAAATTCAAAACCCATCCCTATGCAGCCTGCGTGCGTGTTTCTGATCTGACAATCTCTCAGGCATAGCTTCATTTAGTAGGCCGTGAATTCATCTGACCAGCGTGCTCGTTCGATTAGGGATGTAAAAAGATATTAGAGATTGCATTTACAGTCGGCTACATCCTGATGTGGACTTGTCGCCATCAGCGAATGCAAAGGCCATTAAtttagagattttttttttcctactctTTTTGTCGAGTGCTTGGCAGTTGGGAAGGCAGCGTTGGCAGTGCTCGGCCCGTCAGAGCTGCCTCATAAAGTGTGAAGAGTGACTAAGAAATCAGTCACGCCTAGGCATATTTCATTTGACTGGACTGACTTCCTTTTTTCACTCTTCCGATAGATACAGCTTTCGTATTATTTTTTGTCTCGTCGGCCCTTCTGTGGCTATCACGAGGAGACGCACAGGATAGTTTCCCATTTATCAAATTTggcacagtatccacacaggcTAATCTCCCACACAGTAATGGACTAATAGACCAAATAGACTATTAGACAAAAGGTATATCGCTACCAAATGAAGGGATTTGCAACCCACTGTCGCTGCTAATAACCTGCTTGTCACCTGCCTTAATATAAAGTGGAAATGAAGCCATCCTCCCTAAGGCTTTAAATGAGGGCTGGTTTCGGTCGTGAGGAAAtgctcaatttaaaaaatgtttttccccagtatgttttctgtgttgtggTTCCTCTGAAGTGTAGCCATAACTCCACGTCTTTTAACCCAGATCCCAGTCTGCATTCAGCCAGAACCCCCCTCTCCACTGTCCTCTCTTTGAAGACCTTGCCCATTACCTGCCTCtcagaaaagaaaagtcatTTTAGTTGAGTCAGACGGTGACACATTCTGACTCACTTTTTTATCTTCCATTTTCGCTATACACTCTTGTTGGGGAGCAGGGGCAATgcagcatgtgtttgtttttgtggttgtgacTCATTTGTTTGAATGACCTAACATGAGTCATTTATTTAGAGATCTCTCTCTATCAATATCACTCTGTTGTCTTCATCTACCTGTCCATGATTCATGTTATCATCCTTATTGTTATGAAGAATAAGAATAAAGTGCATGGTAATATATTAAATGATAGTACTGGCTTTGTAAATGTACAGAAgttcctttttaaaatctacAGATTTGGGATAACTTCTCTTTGATGATCTCCACATATCTTcttgcacattttcacattttagaaaatctgcaaaagaaaatgatttttttcaggaaaGTTTTCTTCCACTGCTGTTTTTCTCCCAGTCAGAAAACCAGTAGACCACTGGCgaaacagaaacagctgatcagtcataATGTTCACGATGTCAGAATATATTTAGGAAATGTATCTCCATCTCAAACAAAGCACATTAACTCAGTTGAAAAGCAAAaagtgtcattttgtttttgttatttgcgAAAATTTAGGAACTTTTATAAACTTCTAATGCAAAGCTTTGACATGTGAgtaaaaaataagtaaattaaAACATGCTTACTGTCAGAAGACAATCCAGTGAATGATGAAGCAGAAAACTGACCAGGGAACGTGATACTTCTCTATAAGTGATTAATATGTGCTGATCGCTATTAAAGTAACATCTCACTTTGACTTAGGGTGCTTCAAGGACGGATCACATGGGTAAAAAGTGCACTGTGTCATGAGAAACCTTTTACTGTGGTCTTTCCTAATAGGAGCATTTAACTCCTTTATTAAGTCAGAAACTGATGAGACAGACACCCACACCCATTCTTGTGCTCTGATCCATTATTAAagaaacttgtgtttttgtttaatagGGCCAGGTTTTAAATATAGGCAAGCATCAAAGGatttacatgttaaaaaacTGAAAGCGTCTGTGATTTTTCTTGGGTGCACAGAGATAAGGGAGGCGACGGGAGCCAGCCTCCCACAAAAGGATTAAACATTAATAGCACATTAGATGGCTTTCTCACGTCTGGCTTTCCTGTGGCTCTGAGACAAACAACAAGGATGGTGCTACAAAAAGGACCATTGATCTCCAAGTGAGCCACCCTCCAGAGATTCGACGAGGATACAAGctgagagggaagagaggggtTGTTCTGTTTGATGCTGGAtttgtggaataaaaaacaGGTATGATAATGTAACATTTACAGGCATATTTTGTGGCCCCGCTCGAGCTTTGAGGTAATACTCATGAGTGTTCTTTGTTTCATTAAGAGCTTCAGTCTCGAAGAGTGACAATtgtagaaagaaaacaacagaaaaataaagacgtATTAGTCTGCTCAGGTCTAAACCACCAGCATCTGCTTTGCTTCTACAGCAGAAGTTTATGTGTGAGGTCAGCACTGACCTTTCTGTTAGCACTTGTACCTGTGTTTTACTGCTATGTGACAATCGCTTACACGCTGACTAACAGACAGACTGGCTTGTAAAATCCAGTCTTGCAAATCTGAATCCTGTGCAAACTagttttcatttgcattttcatgaCTCTCTCGTGGCTATTTTGGCAGCAGGCTTTCAAGTAATTATTGATGGTGAGAAACACAATATCCCCTCCAACTACGGCGCTCTTCCGAGCAATAGTGAAAACAACACTAGAAAGATTGGCACTTCTTACACCAGCACTGGAAATGTATCTGCATCGGGCCAGGCATTCTTTATCATCCAAGAGTTTCACACACAgcgaaacaaacaaatgtttgaaTGAAATGTGAGCAGAAgagcacctgaacacacatCTGTCCCTGAAAATCTGTTTCCTGAAAAATACATTAGTGTGTTAACgttaattaaaatacaaaaatgtatgaaatggaTCAGTAATAATCAGAATTTTCCGTCACCTTGTAGTTTGTCAGGTCGGGGAACATAAATGGCAGCTGAAACGATGGGCAATCCTGATATTactgaacattttctgattttgcTGTTATCCTCAGTGTCCATTTTCTGTAAACGTGTCATGGCAGTTGAGGATCTGGGGAGTTAAACAGTTCCCCCCGTGGGATGAAGAAAAATCCTTTCCTCTGATTTGCTGAAAGTCATTCACAGTAACATGTTCCTTTGGAAAACTCTCTTATCTCAGATGATTGGAGATCAGCGGGGGAACTGAAAACTTCCAAGACTGTATGTTCGTCACATGGTGCTTCATCATATGAAGAAGGCGGATGAGGTGGTGCATCCCGGACATGCTGTTTTCTCAAATATGAAAGTTAGGCTCTTGATTTGATCTATTCAATTGTAAAAGCGCAAAGCACACAGACTTCCGACTCTGACTGTATGCACACAACATAtcaaaacaaggaaaaacagGCAGATCGATgcttcataaaaacaaagagggaggaagaaaaaacatagatcagaatgaagatacCACTACAAACCACCCTCTCACATTTGCATACTCAAAATCCTGCTCAACCTTTTTCACAATAGTCAAGCGCATGCTAAACATCAACTgccataaaaaaagaaaacagaagaaagcaGTGTTGATATGTGCTGAGCAGACCCAAATCCTGCCTGCGAGAAAGGCAATTCTCACTTTTCTCACTTGATAAAACAGAGCACGTCACGTCGAGTGCTCTGCTCAAACCCGTATCACAATGGACAATGGACCTCATCCACATGAAACAAGTAAGGATCAAAACAGAGATAGATATGTTCCTGAAATGAATCTTCCTGTCTCTTGAACGAAGCCCTGAACAAAAATGTGGAGCAAGGACCACTGAttcagttttcacatttttaggGTAGGGTGTCTCAGATTGTGTATGTTAGCTGATAATGGACACCTACACAGCACTCTGTGTAGGAAGGATGGCGTTGGTCAGAAAGCTGGCGATCACACTATCATTTAGGAAAGTCACAATTAGataatttcaatttaaaaaagaccAGTTGGATGGACACGACACATAAATGGAAATCAGATTATGGCTGTGTTAAGCAAGAGGCACTGCGCTACTGTAGATTAGCTGAGCATCACGGTCATGTGATTTATGTCTGGGAAAATACAGCGAACATTGTTGATATTTGTACATTTGTCCATGCCATTAATAATCTAGTATTGTTTAGACTCCAGCCACTGGGGAAGATATTTGACAGCTATTAATTGAAGTCAATTTGGGCATACACAAAATAATCTGACAAGGCATGCCGACACCCACTGACACTGACCACTGTAtaccacacagccacacacacacaatcatgaGGCGTAAAGTGCAAGCAAACATGCCTGTCACAAGTTGGCTAATTAAGTCATCCATAGACAGCAATCGTACTAATTTCCAGAACTGAACAGACACGTTGGCAGTAATTAGAAGTGTCCTTTCTCTCTGTGCCTCATTCAGCTTTCATGTCAGAGAAAGGATTTGGAATGTACTGTGGTGCTCACATTGAATGATGCAAATAGATTTCTTCATAACCTGCTTGTAATCTACTTACATTCACAGTGGCTGAAGAAAATTAATCATAACTTTGCTTGTCTTTCCATTTTTTGTCTCCGTTAAATCTCTTCTTGCAGTCAATTTCTCTTGATCTCATTCACACATGGGTCACATCTCTCAACCTTTTTGTGAGGGAATTGCGTGAGCTCATGTTCTTGTTATACAGGTAAGTAGCATCTAATTAAGGGAACACTATTTTGCCCTCTGTACTCCTTCAAATTAGGCTCACTGGTTCTGATTGCTTGAGAAAATGCTGTTTGGGACAGTTTGTGGCTTTGGAGCAAACATTCTTTATATCTGTTACTGAACCATGCAAGAGTTTTAGTTGGAAAGGTTATGTTGAACACCTAAGGGTGCCATCAGAGCACTATACCActttgatctctctctctctctgcaggaccTTCAAGCCAACTTCAATGTTTTCTCCTTATTCATTTGTTAATTTCTTTCCAATTTCTCCTCTGGTTGGTGTGACAGTTGCTATTCAAATGCAAATACCTCAGCTGCATGTTGGATCTCATGGAAGAGAGATTAGGCTCATCTGACAACGCTGCTCACAAATCAGCATGGTGTCACTTGTAACAGAGCACAGATCCCACACTGTCATGATCTCCCTTTGCTTCTACATATGCAAATGCACACTGCAAATTGATACAGCAcccaatacaaaaaaaaaacaaaaaaacaaattggatCACAAAAGCTTAAAATGAAGGGTCTCATCATTACCTTCTGTGATAACCGATAGGTGAAAATATGGCACTGATAAAGATGGTCCATATTATCACAAAACGTGTATTAATTTACACAGTTGGCATTTGCTCCCCGTGCTATAAATAAaacccacaaaaacaaaatgagaatgATCCAGAAATGGTGCTACAATgaagtgtaaaataaaacaccatAATGACTCTCATATCCCAGGCACAGTTTCACAGTCCTTGCTCTTAACACAATATTCTATACACCTAGCATGCCAAAAATAACCCAAAGGCAAAATTCTGTCCTACATATTTCTCCCCGCTTTTTCTCGGGCCTGCTGGCCTTTCAGGAAAAGAAGTATCCAAACTCTTTTTCCCCCAATGCTGATCTCTGGTCCCCCAGTCACAGCTTCTGCTGTGCTGACACACCCTTCCAGTAATCAAGGATGTCATGCAGGTCCTCGCCTTTGGCGAACTGCACCTTTTTTCGAAGGGCATTTCCGGCCGTCACATAACAGGCCTCGTCCCGCTGGCCCTTCCGGTAGGGACGAAAGCGCTCCCAGATCCTCAGTGAACTCTCTGAGGAGTACTCTGGGCTGGAGGAGTAGCCAGAGTAACTGGAATGGTGACGGGCAGGCGAAAGCTGGGAGTACGATGCTGCATCCCTGCGGGAGCGTGTGAGGGGCTTTAGGAAGGAAACCCTCTGGGCTGGGGAGCCCTGGTGGGAGCCTTCATAGTAGAGAGCTGGGACGGAGTGGCGATGCTCCGAGCAGTGGTAGTCCTGCTgcacctccagctgctgctgctgctgttgctgttgttgcatttgttgttgttgatggtaATGGTGCTGCTTCTGGCTGTCCTGATGCTGGGCACCAACACCACCACTGTCGCAACCACCAACCCCTCCACCACAGCTCCCACTCCCCACTAAAGGTAGCCTCTCAAGGGGCTCCCCACAGCCCACGGGACTGGCCCGGTCTTGGTaatgttgctgttgttgattACAGCCATCTGGGCTTCTTGGCTCAGGAACATCCAGGCTATACACCCTAGCTCCTCCGCGTTCCCTGTCCCGACCCATGGAGCCACAGGAGCTGGTGCTGCACTGTTTTTTGACAGCATTTACAATAACCACAGCAGCGTCTGCACTCATTTGTCGCTGAATGGGACGTACAGCGGTGGCTGGTGGAGGGGGCCTGTAGGGGGGAGAGATGACAAAGCCACCACCACTGATCCCTGGGCGCTCAGAGAGAGGGGCATTCAAGgcagggagaggaggtggagggggtaTTTTGTTGGGAGCAATGACCTGTCCTGCCTCTGTCAACACTTGGGAGAGTGGGATTAGGCCACGAGTAAGGGAGGACGTGCTGGTAGGGGGTGGGGAGGTTGGATTGGAGGAGGCTGTCGTGTTAGTTGAAGCCCCTGAAGCTGCAACTGCTGCTGCATCCAATTTCAGAGCATCAATGCAGTTGTTAATGATCTGGTTAACCTTGTCCACCTCCATGGCAATGGTGGAAATCTCTGACGCAGAGCCATGTCCGTCATCATCTGAGTCATCCCCAACATCAGTTCCATCATCATCCCTCAAGTCTGCCCCCCTCATCACTCCATGCCCACCATCTCCCATCCTCTCCATGCCAGCCCCTCCAGATCTGATATCCATATAATTTCCTTTACTTGTGGCCAGGGCCTCTGAAAAGGCAGTGGCCATCTTTTCCACTTGTGGGATAGAAGAAAGTCTAGAGGAACTTGTGTTAGCTGAATGAAGCATTCCCGAGCTGGATGATGTAGACATGGGAAGTTTGCCTCCATGGTGGTGCTGGTACTGGTGATGTTCTCTTGACTGCTCCTGAAGCTTGTGGACTGCCGATGGATCATTtgccactgctgctgcaacCTCTGGTCCGTAGCGCATTTCTAGAATAGTTTTCTTGACACAGATGGACTTTTTCTTCTCGTCATGCATCCTTTTCTTGCGGAGGCAATAGTATACGAAGCCTAAAACAATGAGCATGCCAAAAAGACAGCCCACAATGGTCATTATGTAGTGAGTAGTGGTGGAAGGTGTTGGGAGCATATCATCAACATTTTGAGCACGAGTGGAAAACGTGAGGCAGGTGTGGTTGTAGCGCTGAGAGTTACGGATGGATGCTACACAGAAGGTGTAATTGGTGTGTGGTTTGAGCTTGTTGAGGGTAATCATCTCCTTCTTGTTCTTCAGAGTCATGACATCAGACACGAATGTGTGGTTGTATTGTGTTAGAATATACATTTTACTGTAGGGCCTTGGGATCTGCACAAGGAGAGAAGCTGATGACAAGGAGACATGATGGAGCTTGATGCTGGGAGTGAAGCTATGTTCAGTCGAAGAAGAAGGGGTCGGATCATCATACGGTCTCATACCGCCAAACATCTCGGGACCGATCCCAGACGGACCATCCAGATCTGGTGGGAGAGAGGTCATTCCTGGAATCATCACTCCATCTCGGCAGCGAtggtacaaaatgttttttgcatTTCGACCAGCATGACCAGCAGCAATAAGCAAGGGGAAGCCAAACATCTCACGGGGCGTCTCACACTGGAGGCGATCGTATGTGTGCGTGACATTGTTGAAGGACTCCAACCAGGTTAGGAAGCTGTAGAGATCACAGCCACAGTGAAATGGATTTGCTGCCAGTTCACACACCATCAGTCGACTGAGAACTGTAAACGTGGATGGGTCTATCCGGGCAAGTTTGTTGGATGATAGGTCAATGCTGCTGAGGCTGGGGCACTCCCAGAATGCATTGTTGGCAATAACCTCAATCAGGTTGTGTTGCAGGAAGAGGCATTGCATGCGGCCAAGCCCTCTCATCATGCCCTCAGTTAAGTTTGTCAACTTGTTGTAGCCCAACTGAAGAAcctaagaaaaacacacaagttgcattagaacatttttatttttgtgggtccaattttttgtaaataatttGCACCCTTGATAATAAAATCAGGATTGGATTTAGTGACTCAGAGTGCAGTGCCTGCAACAACGCAATTATCCTTCACTCAAcacaatttaattaattatagtCTTCTTCCAATGCATGTTTCAGGCTCTGTGCTATATTTACACTACAATGAAGTGTCCTGTCCCATTtcaaaatagaataaaatgtaTTCGACTGAAATGTAGCCTGATATATTGAACAATATTTGTGCGCTAGGCTCAATGCTTTTATCATCGCTCCCCTGCCATCACCTGTAGGTTGGCTTGTCCTGCGAAGGCTCCGTCCTCGATGTAGCTGATATCATTCTTGGTGAGGTTGAGGTCGGTCAGGTTGGTGAAGCGGTACATAGAGCTGAAGAGCACCGCTTTTAGCTTGTTCTCATTCAATCTCAAGTCATGGACTGTGTTGTTGATGTGCTGGGGGATAGTCTCATACGGCGGTTGGTTCTGACTGCAGATAGCCAGCCACACATAGCCTTTGTCCCCCTCTATGAGCCAGCAGTCCCCATTGACTGTGTTGggaaagtgagagagaaataggagggagggaagaataAGAAAAAGGAGAGTGGAGGTGGTAAAAGCACCCTGCATGATGCCgatgaaagaaatgtggaaGAGGGGAAGCTATAATTATTAAGGAGAGAAACGTAGGGGCAGGCAGGAAAGGAGGTTGTTTTGGCAGGAGAAAGGGAAGCAACAAAGGTTGCTAGGAAGGATTTTCGAAGAGGATAAGGGTGCTGAAATAGGGGCGAAGGCTTCAAAATGCCAGTCACAGCTTTATGGTCATCATGGTGATTAGCAGGGGACCCATGTTATGTCATATCTTGTTGGACTGCAATGTGGAGTGACACAGCTTGTCTTCATAGTCCCTCTGTAGACTTCAGCTGTTACTGACCCAAACGGATGGACCCTTGGAATAACGGAGAATCTGTAAAGGAGAACACAACAAAAGTCAATTAAGAACAATGTGGAATATGGTGGGCTGATCCATGATGTTATGCATAGAATTTATGCTCTACATGCTTTTTATACTACTTCAAGAAGTGATGCTAGAGGGGTTTCTACAGCATTAAACTTCGAAGGAGTGTGGCTTCTGGCCAGGCTGCTAGATTTGACATGTTGGAAATGAGAACACCCTGTCATAATATGTATATACGGCAATGCCCCAGCAGGTACCCTTTAAGGCCACTGCATCTGTGCTTAGTCACCCCTCTTGGTCCACCACCTCATAAGGCTATGAGGTCATCAGGCTTTGGCTGAAACCTACGTGTATCTGCCAATCTCACCGCCCTCCTCAGAGGCACAGagaatctttttttaaacacagagtGCAGCATTAATCATCCAAACGCTGACAGCACATTGTCTCCACAGACATCCCTTGTTATGACACTATCCTGCCAAAACCTAAGCTCTCCATCCCATCTGCATGTCATTTGAATAGCAGTCAAGCGTTTACATAAGGAGAGGATTAGCTGCCTGTTGCATCATGACAGACATTGTCCTCTCGCCTGCTCAACAGCTGGGGAAAACATACTTACGattacacacacattacacaaacACGGACACTTAAATGGACACGTGCCCTCAGATGAGCATTTGCAGGTGTAGACATACGCATTCAAACACATGCACGTCCTCATTTAGGAGTAGCATGTGTCCTCACAGGTAAGTAGTTCAAGTCAAAGCGATCAAAATGGATTCTGATCAAAGCGATAATGGTATGCTGTATGAAAAATACAGGCATACCTGTCAACCCTCCCGTTTTCCCCGGGAAATTCCATTAATTTAATCATCTGTCCCGCCGTATTCCCGTTTACATATTTTCCCTTAAATCTCCCATGTTTCCCCCCGGCCCAGCAGGTGGCTTGAAGACACTTCCTGCTTGTAGGAGGGGTGGAGGTGTGGGTGgttgctcctctctctctctcattctctctctctctctctggctgtgtTGCGCACGGGCTCCAGCACCTGTGGATCGGCCGCAGATGTGCCAAGAGCAGGCACATGTCGCTGCTGTGTTGACACTACGCACTGTGCCGTCGTGATGATCcgctttattcattcatttatttattcatttgcgaCCGAGCGGCCGCATCGTCAGGCAGCCGTTGTGGCATTTGCCCACATTGCCTTATGGTCAGTCCgtcatattttgtttatttgagaatgttttatttattgtaaggcttattttatatattttgtttatttgagaataaTTTATTGAACTTATTAGGCAGCACTATACAACaaattctattttttattttatattcatattttgtataatggtaaaataattaaatttgaCTGGAAAAATTCCTAATAAACAACAAGCAaatttttggcattttgttcCTGTACTGTACCGAAAATGAATCGAACCGAGACCTCAAAACCGAGGTACGTAtcaaactgtgatttttgtgtATAGTTACACCCCTAGTTAGTAAATGTCTTGTACacttttctaaaaatgtaaggGGTCAAGGCCCATGATGCGGGCAGTCCCACCACCCACAGATGATTCGCAGAGAATTTCCCTTATTTTCAAATCCCAATGTTGACAGGTATGAATACAGG contains:
- the elfn2b gene encoding protein phosphatase 1 regulatory subunit 29 isoform X2; this encodes MTGCSHFQHVKSSSLARSHTPSKFLFLILPSLLFLSHFPNTVNGDCWLIEGDKGYVWLAICSQNQPPYETIPQHINNTVHDLRLNENKLKAVLFSSMYRFTNLTDLNLTKNDISYIEDGAFAGQANLQVLQLGYNKLTNLTEGMMRGLGRMQCLFLQHNLIEVIANNAFWECPSLSSIDLSSNKLARIDPSTFTVLSRLMVCELAANPFHCGCDLYSFLTWLESFNNVTHTYDRLQCETPREMFGFPLLIAAGHAGRNAKNILYHRCRDGVMIPGMTSLPPDLDGPSGIGPEMFGGMRPYDDPTPSSSTEHSFTPSIKLHHVSLSSASLLVQIPRPYSKMYILTQYNHTFVSDVMTLKNKKEMITLNKLKPHTNYTFCVASIRNSQRYNHTCLTFSTRAQNVDDMLPTPSTTTHYIMTIVGCLFGMLIVLGFVYYCLRKKRMHDEKKKSICVKKTILEMRYGPEVAAAVANDPSAVHKLQEQSREHHQYQHHHGGKLPMSTSSSSGMLHSANTSSSRLSSIPQVEKMATAFSEALATSKGNYMDIRSGGAGMERMGDGGHGVMRGADLRDDDGTDVGDDSDDDGHGSASEISTIAMEVDKVNQIINNCIDALKLDAAAVAASGASTNTTASSNPTSPPPTSTSSLTRGLIPLSQVLTEAGQVIAPNKIPPPPPLPALNAPLSERPGISGGGFVISPPYRPPPPATAVRPIQRQMSADAAVVIVNAVKKQCSTSSCGSMGRDRERGGARVYSLDVPEPRSPDGCNQQQQHYQDRASPVGCGEPLERLPLVGSGSCGGGVGGCDSGGVGAQHQDSQKQHHYHQQQQMQQQQQQQQQLEVQQDYHCSEHRHSVPALYYEGSHQGSPAQRVSFLKPLTRSRRDAASYSQLSPARHHSSYSGYSSSPEYSSESSLRIWERFRPYRKGQRDEACYVTAGNALRKKVQFAKGEDLHDILDYWKGVSAQQKL
- the elfn2b gene encoding protein phosphatase 1 regulatory subunit 29 isoform X1; this translates as MQGAFTTSTLLFLILPSLLFLSHFPNTVNGDCWLIEGDKGYVWLAICSQNQPPYETIPQHINNTVHDLRLNENKLKAVLFSSMYRFTNLTDLNLTKNDISYIEDGAFAGQANLQVLQLGYNKLTNLTEGMMRGLGRMQCLFLQHNLIEVIANNAFWECPSLSSIDLSSNKLARIDPSTFTVLSRLMVCELAANPFHCGCDLYSFLTWLESFNNVTHTYDRLQCETPREMFGFPLLIAAGHAGRNAKNILYHRCRDGVMIPGMTSLPPDLDGPSGIGPEMFGGMRPYDDPTPSSSTEHSFTPSIKLHHVSLSSASLLVQIPRPYSKMYILTQYNHTFVSDVMTLKNKKEMITLNKLKPHTNYTFCVASIRNSQRYNHTCLTFSTRAQNVDDMLPTPSTTTHYIMTIVGCLFGMLIVLGFVYYCLRKKRMHDEKKKSICVKKTILEMRYGPEVAAAVANDPSAVHKLQEQSREHHQYQHHHGGKLPMSTSSSSGMLHSANTSSSRLSSIPQVEKMATAFSEALATSKGNYMDIRSGGAGMERMGDGGHGVMRGADLRDDDGTDVGDDSDDDGHGSASEISTIAMEVDKVNQIINNCIDALKLDAAAVAASGASTNTTASSNPTSPPPTSTSSLTRGLIPLSQVLTEAGQVIAPNKIPPPPPLPALNAPLSERPGISGGGFVISPPYRPPPPATAVRPIQRQMSADAAVVIVNAVKKQCSTSSCGSMGRDRERGGARVYSLDVPEPRSPDGCNQQQQHYQDRASPVGCGEPLERLPLVGSGSCGGGVGGCDSGGVGAQHQDSQKQHHYHQQQQMQQQQQQQQQLEVQQDYHCSEHRHSVPALYYEGSHQGSPAQRVSFLKPLTRSRRDAASYSQLSPARHHSSYSGYSSSPEYSSESSLRIWERFRPYRKGQRDEACYVTAGNALRKKVQFAKGEDLHDILDYWKGVSAQQKL